The genomic segment TTACCGGCCAGCGCCGCGGCGTCGCCGCCGAGGGCGGAGGCGTCCACGTACGCGCCCTGGGCGTTGCGGCGGACGGTGACCGGCGTGCGGACGATCTCCGTCACCGTCACGTTCTTGGTGACCTGGCTCGACACCTTCTCCACGACCGTTTTCTGGACGTTGCGGGTGACGGTGACGGGCACCTTCTCGGTCACCACGGTCTGCACCTTACGGGTGACCTGGGTCGGCACCTTCTCCACGACCGTCTTCTTGACGTAGGTGGTCACCGGAACCTGTTCGGTCACGGTCCGGTTGCGGGTCACCTGGCGCTGCTCGGTGTGGGCCGGCTCGCGGACGAGCTGCTTCTTGCACCCCACCTGCTTCTGCACAGTGGTGCAGGTGCAGGGGTCGAACTCGCACTTGTACACGGGCACCGACTGCCAGGTCAGCTTGCCCGAGACGCACACCGTCTCGCACACCGTTTCCGGCACGTGCTTGGTGACGCACTTGGTGGTGGTGCAGGGCTCACACACCGTCTTGCACACGTCCTTGATCACCGTCTCGCACACGTCCTTGCAGACCGTGCGCTGGACGTCCTTGATGCACGTCTCGGTGACCGGGACGCACACCGTCTTGCACACGTCCTTGACGACGGTCTCGCAGACCGGCTTGCAGACGGTGCGCGGGCACTCCTTGTACTGCGTCTCGCAGACCGGCTTGCAGACGAAGAAGCACTCCTTGCGGGTGTGCGGCTCGCAGATGGTCTTGTTCACCGTGACCGGGCAGTCGCGGTACACGGTCTCGCACACCTGCTTGTTGACCGTCGTGCGGCACTCCTTCAGCACCGTCTCGGTGACGGGCCGGCACACGGTCTCCTGGACCTGCTTGTAGGCGGTCTCGTTGACCGTCTTGTAGTGCGTCTGCTGCTCGCACGAATAGGTGGTTTTGGTGACGGGCTTCATCACCGTCTCGCACGTCGTCTGGTACACGGTGTGGTACCGCTTTTCGACGACCGTGTCGTAAACGACCTGCTGGCCGCACGGCCCCTGGCCGGCCGCAAAATTACTTTGGGCGTCGCAACAACCTCCGCCCGACGTGGCGTAGTTGGTCGCGCCGATGTGCCCGGCCATGACCGCCGAACCGGCACCCAGGATCGCGAACGCCGCGACCCACGGGGCGCCATTGCGGATGAACATGAACTTGCCTCCTGCGGGCCGACCGGTGCTCGCACCGCCTCCGCGGCGCGGGTGCCGTGGTGCGCCCCGTTCGGCGCCGCCGCGGACCGACCGACCCGTAACACGCGTCCCCCGTTCGTAACGACGAGCGCATTCCGAACGGCTGAATCCCCTCAACAGCTCGTCTGCGTCGTGTATCGGAAGGCGGGTTCCCATCGAATGACGCGGCAACGCCGACCGGCCGGCGAATCCTTTCAGTACGCGCCCTGTTGCGGCGCTCGTACCGGCGGTGGCGACGGGTCCGGTTGTAGGGCGGGGGGCAGAAGGCAGAAGAGCAGGGGAGCAGAGGGGCAGAGGAGCGGAGGAGCAGAGAGGCAGAGGCCGGGACGTTGGTCTTGAGCCCCGAATGGGGCGATCAGATAGCAGCCCGAGGTGGAGCCAGCGCTTCGCGAGCGAACCCCCGGGGGACAAGGGCCGACAGGCGCAGAAGCCCTGTACGGGCAACAGAATCTTCGCGATGCGTATCTATGCCCTTCAGGGCTCGAACTTGATTTCCACACCGGTTCTCGGGGGCGCGCTTGCAACGCGCTCGCTTCACCCCAGGCCCTGATCGCCCGATTCGGGGCACAAAACCAACATCCTGGTCCTCTGCCTCTCTGCCTCTCTGTCCTTTGTCCACTGGCTCTCTGCCCCAGAAAAGATACGGGCCGGCTGGCTCTGAGAGCCGCCGGCCGTGGGAACGTGTCGCGTTGACGGGAGCGGGGGCAGGGCCGGCTCGGGGGCGTTCCCGGGCCGTCGGGGGAGTTTTGTTGTCGGATGCGAAGTCACCACCGATGATCGGTTGTTTGGTCGCCGCCGGTCGTCTGGTGATGGCGAAAAGTGTAAATGCACCTCGCGTGCCAACGGAACCGCCCCCGACCCGCACGAAACGGGCAAAAGATCAAAAACGACTGGGATTTCCAGGCTGCGCGGCCGCTGAGGAAAATCGGACCGGGCCGCCCCGCGCAGCGCACTGCCGTGCGACAGGAAGCCAGAAGCACAGAATTGCGCAGGCTTCAGGGAAAAATTACACGGCGCCGGCTCCATTCTTTCCGGTGCCTGGGAATCGGGGAGTTGAGCGGATTGTGATGGGGATTCCGCTTGACAGCGCGGTGCGAAACAGCGAGTTGTGGAGTATACGGTTCGACGACGTCAACACGGCGACCGAACCGGTCCGATCGCCCGCCGCCCGCGGCCCCCCTCTCCGGTGCCGCGTGGCGCCCCCGAAAGCGCGTAGAGGAACCGACGGTCATGATGCACTACTCTTGCGACCTCTGTGGCAAGGACATGACCCCGGTCGGGGTTGAGCGCTATGTACTGAAGATGGAGGCGTTCGCCGCCGCCGCCCCCGTCGAACTCACCGATGACGATCTGGAGACCGACCACGTCGAGGAGATGGCCCGGTTGCTGTGCGAGATGGAAGACGCGGACGAGGAACCGGACCCGCTCCCGACCTGCAAGAAGATGCGCTTCGACCTGTGCCGCGCCTGTTTCAGCAAGTTCGTTAACGACCCGCTCGGCCGCGAGAGCGTCGCCAAGTTTGACTTTAGTCCGAACTAATAGTGGGCAGCGCAGAGTGGGCAGTGGGCAGAAAAGAGCGGGCAGCGAAGGGTGGGCAGTGGGCAGAAACGCAGATGAAGAGTGCCAGGGTTCTTTCGGCTCTTTCTGACTTCTGTCCTCTGCCCGCTCTTCTCAGCCCACTCTTTTCTGCCCAATGCCCACTTGCGTCGTAGCATAATCCCCGCTCCGCCCCACGTCGGGGCGTCCGCGCACCCACACGCACACGGGCCGCACATGGCACAGCCGCTCACCGTCGTCATCTTCGGCGCCTCCGGCGACCTCACCTGGCGGAAACTGATCCCCGCACTGTTCAACCTGGCCCAGAAGGGCAAGCTGCCGCCCGAGGCCCGGATCGTCGGCGTGGCCCGCACCCCGTATTCGGACGACGACTACCGCAAGGAACTCGAGCCCAAGGTGAAGGGCATCCTGCCGGGCGAGCAGTTCGACCCGGCCAAGTGGGCCGAGTTCGCCACCCGCATTCATTACGTCACCACCGACGCGACCCAGCCCGGCGGGTGCCGGGCGCTGACCGACTGGTTCGCGGCCAACGAGAAGGAGCCCAACGGGCGCCGGCTGTACTACTTCTCGATGGCGCCCAAGTACTACCCGGCCCTCAGTGCCGGGCTGGCCGAGGCCGGGCTGAACAAGAGCGACACCGGCTACCGCCGGCTGATCATCGAGAAGCCGTTCGGCACCGACCGCGCCAGCGCGAAGAAGCTCAACGACGAGTTGCACCGGCACTGGGACGAGAACCAGCTCTACCGCATCGACCACTACCTCGGTAAGGACACGGTCCAGAACATCCTCGTGTTCCGGTTCGCGAACACGCTGTTCGAGCCCCTGTGGAACGCGCAGTACATCGACCACGTGCAGATCACGGTGGCCGAGAAGGTCACGGTCGAGGGCCGCGGGGACTACTACGACGGCAGCGGGGTGATGCGGGACATGATCCAGAACCACATCCTCCAGGTGCTCACCCTGGTCGCGATGGAGGACCCGAACCGGTACACCGCCGACAACCTGCGCAACGAGAAGATGAAGGTGCTCTCGGCCGTGCGGGTTAACACGGAGGCCGAGGCCGCGAAGGTGCTGGCGGTGGGTCAGTACGACGGCTACCTGGACGTGAAGGGCGTGAACCCGAAGTCGAACACGCCGACCTACGCGGCCGTGAAACTGGAACTCGACAACCGGCGGTGGTACGGGGTGCCGTTCTACCTGCGGAGCGGCAAGGGGCTGCGGGCGCGGTACAGCGAGGTGATGATCCAGTTCAAGTGCCCGGCCCGGCTCATGTTCCCGCTCCCGCCCGGCGAGACGCTCCAGTGCAACCGGCTGAAGATGGTGCTCCAGCCGAACGAGTCGATCCAGCTCAACTTCCAGACCAAGGTGCCCGACGTGGACGGGGTGTCGCTCCGGCCGCACAACCTCACGTTCGATTACAAGAAGGCGTACAAGGACCAGGCGCTGCCGGAGGCCTACGAGCGGCTCCTGCTCGACGCGATCCAGGGGGACGCGTCGCTGTTCATGCGGGCGGACGAGATCGAGCGGGCGTGGGAGATCATGGACCCGATCATCGCCGCGGCGGACCACGCGGCCCAGCAGCCGGAGAAGTACGCGGTCGGCTCGGACGGCCCGAGCGGCGCGAACAAGTTGCTCGACTGCTGGCAGCCGATCGGGTGAGCGGAGCGAGTGCTCAGGTGCGGCCCCCCTCCGGGCCGCGGGCTTCCGGCTTCAAGGGAATCAGAAGTGACCGCGGCGGGCTCCACCGCCGCCGCCGGTGCCGCCGACGTTAATGGGACCGAAGCCGCCGCCGAGGCGGTCGTTCAGCGAGTCGCGCATCGCGGCCAGTCGTTTCTTGGACTCGAACGCGAGCCGATTGGCTTCCGCGAACGCCGCCGCGACCTCCTTATTGGACCGCATCACGCTCGGGTCCTCTCCGGCCATGTCCGCCCGCCGCAGGACCTCGTCCTCACATTTTACCAGATCGGCCACCGCCGCTACCAGCGCCGGGTCCACGCCGTCGGTCGACAGCGTGCGGAGCTTCTCGGTCTGGTTCCGGATGAAGGGCAGCAGGTCCTTCATGTCATTGCCGGTCGATTTCTCCGTCAGGACCGCACCGACCTCGTGCCAGTACGCGTGTGTCGGCGTGTTGTGGCTCGTGGCGGGGCCGACGGACGAGTTCGTGAGGAAGCAGCCGGTTGCGAACGCCGCGACGCACACCGGCAGCGCCCGGAGCATGATTCCGCGCATAAGTCACCCGCCTGAATTTGTGGAGGCGATTCGTATAACAGCCCGCCTCGGAAATGCAAGCCAAATCTTCCCGTCGGCGGAACGCGAGATATAAACACGGTTTGGGCATCTCGCACACATCGCCCGGACGCGACCCTATGACCGATGAGCGACCGACCCCGAACGCCGTTGCCGCCACGGCCGCGAAGCCGCGCGTCGGCGTCATCATGGGCTCCCGGTCGGACTGGGGCACGATGCAGCACGCGGTCGAGGTGCTGAACGAGTTGCAGATCCCGTGCGAGCCGATGGTGGTGTCGGCGCACCGCACACCGGACCTGCTATTCGACTACGCGGAGCAGGCGGAGCAGCGGGGGCTGGAGGTCATCATCGCCGGGGCCGGCGGGGCGGCGCACCTGCCGGGCATGTGTGCCGCGAAGACCGTTCTGCCGGTGCTCGGGGTGCCGGTCGAGTCGGCCATCCTCCGCGGGGTCGATTCGCTGCTCTCCATCGTGCAGATGCCCGCGGGGGTGCCGGTCGGCACGCTCGCCATAGGGAAGGCCGGTGCGATCAACGCCGCGCTCCTGGCCGCCTCGATCCTGGCACTGAAGACGCCCTCGATCCGCGAGTCCCTCAAAGCGTTTCGCGCGGCGCGCACGCAGGACGTGCTGAATAATCCCGATCCGCGTGAGGCGCGGGCGTGAAGTGCGGGCGAAGTTCGGGCGGTCGGTTCTCACGCCCCCGCCCCTCGGGTATCCTGTTGGGGTGGTCGAGAGCGCCCGGTCCGAGACACCGTCATGACCGTCCGGGAGGCGATCCTTCGAGCCGTGCCGGTGTTCGCCGCCCACACCGGTGGCGGACCCGATGCGCTGCGTTCCGAGCTGACCACCGCCGGGCTACCGGCGGCGCTCGCGGCCGAGGTGGTCGAGTTCCTGCCGATCGCCGTGGCCCGCGCGATGCTCAACGGGATGGGCGTTCGGTTCGCGGACTTCTACGTGCGCCAGTCGGCACAGGGACAGGTGATCGGGCAGAAACGGCTGGACGAGGAACCGGTGTACAGCGCGGGCCTGGCGATGGCCGACGAGATCGGCCGGATGGGCGATTACGCGCTGACGGCGGTCGTGAACTACAGTTCGGAGTACCAGGCGATCAGCCGCGCGCTCAACGGCGGCTCCCGTGCGGAGGACCTGACCTGTGCGCCGCCGGTGATGCTGGCGAACAACGACGACCGCCGGGCGTTCGACGACACCTCCGGCGGCGCCCCGCGCAAGCCGTGGTGGAGGCTCTGGGGGTGAGTCTGCCAGGGCGTGTCCCGGCGTCGGTCCGTTTCTCATACCCTTTTGCACTTTCTATTTCATGAAGCTCGGCATCCTCGGCGGCGGGCAACTCGGGCGGATGATCGCACTGGCGGGCTACCCGCTCGGTGCCGCGTCCACTGTTCTGGAACCGGCCGCCGGTTCCTCCGCCGCGCAGGTGTGCGGCCAGATCGCGGGCGAGTTCGACGACCACCGGGCGCTCTACGAACTCGCCAAGGTCTCCGACGTTGTGACGTTCGAGTTCGAGAACGTGCCGGTGGAATCGGCCCGGTGGCTCGCGGAGCGCGTGCCGGTGTACCCGCCCCCCCGGGCGCTCGAAGTGTCGCAAGAACGCCTCGCGGAGAAGCGGTTCTTCCAGTCACTCGGCATCCCGACCCCGCCGTTCGCGGGTATCGAGAGCGAAGACGACTACCGAACCGCGGTAATTGAGATCGGCCTGCCCGCGGTGCTAAAAACGCGCCGGTTCGGTTACGACGGCAAGGGCCAAGCCGTGATCCGCACGCCAGCGGACGCGGACGCCGCGTGGCAGCGCCTGGGAGGTCGGCCGTTGATCCTCGAAGGGTTCGTCCCGTTCGACCGCGAGCTGTCGATCATCGCCGTTCGCGGTCGCAACGGGCAGATCGTGACGTACCCGCTGATCGAGAACACGCACATCGACGGCATCCTGCACCGTTCGATCGCCCCGGCCCCGGACCTGGGCGAAGAACTGACCGAACGCGCCGCCGAGTTCGCGTCCCGCGTGCTGACGGAACTGGAATACGTCGGCGTGCTGACGATCGAGTGGTTCCAGGACGGCCCGCGGCTGCTCGCGAACGAGATGGCCCCGCGCGTCCACAATTCCGGCCACTGGACGATCGAGGGCGCGCTGACGAGCCAGTTCGAGAACCACGCCCGCGCCGTGGGCGGGCTGCCGCTCGGGCGCACGGACGCGGTCGGCTTCTCCGCGATGTACAACTTCATCGGCACCGTGCCGCAGGCCGCGGCGGTGCTGGCGAACCCCGACGCGCACCTGCACCTGTACGGCAAATCGTCGCGCCCCGGTCGGAAGGTGGGACACGTCACGCTGCGCGCCGGGAGCCGGAGCGAGCTGGAGGCGAAGTTACCAGAGTGGGACTCGCAGTTCGCACGCAC from the Frigoriglobus tundricola genome contains:
- the purE gene encoding 5-(carboxyamino)imidazole ribonucleotide mutase translates to MTDERPTPNAVAATAAKPRVGVIMGSRSDWGTMQHAVEVLNELQIPCEPMVVSAHRTPDLLFDYAEQAEQRGLEVIIAGAGGAAHLPGMCAAKTVLPVLGVPVESAILRGVDSLLSIVQMPAGVPVGTLAIGKAGAINAALLAASILALKTPSIRESLKAFRAARTQDVLNNPDPREARA
- the zwf gene encoding glucose-6-phosphate dehydrogenase, translating into MAQPLTVVIFGASGDLTWRKLIPALFNLAQKGKLPPEARIVGVARTPYSDDDYRKELEPKVKGILPGEQFDPAKWAEFATRIHYVTTDATQPGGCRALTDWFAANEKEPNGRRLYYFSMAPKYYPALSAGLAEAGLNKSDTGYRRLIIEKPFGTDRASAKKLNDELHRHWDENQLYRIDHYLGKDTVQNILVFRFANTLFEPLWNAQYIDHVQITVAEKVTVEGRGDYYDGSGVMRDMIQNHILQVLTLVAMEDPNRYTADNLRNEKMKVLSAVRVNTEAEAAKVLAVGQYDGYLDVKGVNPKSNTPTYAAVKLELDNRRWYGVPFYLRSGKGLRARYSEVMIQFKCPARLMFPLPPGETLQCNRLKMVLQPNESIQLNFQTKVPDVDGVSLRPHNLTFDYKKAYKDQALPEAYERLLLDAIQGDASLFMRADEIERAWEIMDPIIAAADHAAQQPEKYAVGSDGPSGANKLLDCWQPIG
- a CDS encoding 5-(carboxyamino)imidazole ribonucleotide synthase — translated: MKLGILGGGQLGRMIALAGYPLGAASTVLEPAAGSSAAQVCGQIAGEFDDHRALYELAKVSDVVTFEFENVPVESARWLAERVPVYPPPRALEVSQERLAEKRFFQSLGIPTPPFAGIESEDDYRTAVIEIGLPAVLKTRRFGYDGKGQAVIRTPADADAAWQRLGGRPLILEGFVPFDRELSIIAVRGRNGQIVTYPLIENTHIDGILHRSIAPAPDLGEELTERAAEFASRVLTELEYVGVLTIEWFQDGPRLLANEMAPRVHNSGHWTIEGALTSQFENHARAVGGLPLGRTDAVGFSAMYNFIGTVPQAAAVLANPDAHLHLYGKSSRPGRKVGHVTLRAGSRSELEAKLPEWDSQFARTGEG